One genomic region from Populus nigra chromosome 8, ddPopNigr1.1, whole genome shotgun sequence encodes:
- the LOC133700856 gene encoding small ribosomal subunit protein mS33 produces the protein MSGGGGGRLKQLLAVAVTKGVEEARARIFGHVLNPTGLRSPHKILRKKLFGEKVAQWYPHDITKDDPLNIDRREEKRLSKLEILKRRGKGPPKKGQGKGAVKRNKGK, from the exons ATGAGTGGCGGTGGAGGGGGTAGGCTAAAGCAATTATTGGCAGTAGCTGTGACCAAAGGAGTGGAGGAGGCGAGGGCGAGGATATTTGGTCACGTACTTAACCCAACTGGCCTAAGATCTCCTCACAAGATTTTGCGAAAGAAACTCTTTGGTGAAAAAGTGGCACAATGGTACCCTCATGATATCACGAAAGATGACCCTCTTAACATTGATCGCCGCGAAGAAAA GCGGTTatcaaaacttgaaattttGAAGCGTCGTGGAAAGGGGCCGCCCAAGAAGGGACAAGGGAAGGGTGCTGTGAAGCGTAATAAGGGGAAATGa
- the LOC133701534 gene encoding pentatricopeptide repeat-containing protein At4g20090: MPKCPPLITNSIFKALNNYLYPIPSKFPSLSMNSNFSALAIPSTKTIETEPQNHPLHRNASDRENGIEHDPPISDKIFKSGPKMGSYKLGDSTFYSLIDNYANLGDFKSLEKVLDRMRCEKRVVVEKCFVVIFKAYGNAHLPEKAVDLFDRMAYEFECKRTVKSFNSVLNVIIQEGLFYRALEFYNHVTGAKGVNMSPNVLTFNLVIKAMCKVGLVDDAVQMFRDMPVSKCQPDVYTYCTLMDGLCKADRIDEAVSLLDEMQIDGCFPSPVTFNVLINGLCKKGDLARVAKLVDNMFLKGCAPNEVTYNTLIHGLCLKGKLEKAISLLDRMVSSNCVPNVVTYGTIINGLVKQGRALDGARVLALMEERGYHVNEYVYSALISGLFKEGKSQEAMQLFKEMTVKECELNTIVYSAVVDGLCRDGKPDEALEVVSEMTNNRCKPNAYTYSSLMKGFFEAGNGHKAIEVWKDMAKHNFTQNEVCYSVLIHGLCKDGKVKEAMMVWAQMLGKGCKPDVVAYGSMINGLSNAGLVEDALQLYNEMLCQEPDSQPDVVTYNILLNALCKQSSISRAINLLNSMLDRGCDPDLVTCVIFLRTLREKLDPPQDGREFLDGLVVRLLKRQRVLGASKIVEVMLQKLLPPKPSTWARVVEDLCKPKKVQAAIQKCWSILYC, translated from the coding sequence ATGCCCAAATGCCCACCTCTCATCACCAACTCCATCTTCAAGGCCCTCAACAACTACTTGTATCCAATCCCAAGTAAGTTCCCTTCTCTTTCCATGAACTCTAACTTTTCAGCCCTTGCAATTCCATCGACCAAAACTATTGAAACTGAACCCCAAAACCACCCTCTACACCGTAACGCCTCTGACCGAGAAAATGGCATTGAACATGACCCCCCGATATCTGATAAGATATTCAAGTCTGGCCCCAAAATGGGTTCGTACAAGTTGGGTGATTCGACTTTTTATTCACTCATTGACAACTACGCAAATTTGGGTGATTTTAAGTCATTGGAGAAGGTTTTAGATCGAATGAGGTGCGAAAAGAGAGTGGTTGTAGAGAAATGTTTTGTTGTTATCTTTAAGGCTTATGGGAATGCTCATTTACCTGAAAAAGCTGTCGACTTGTTTGATAGAATGGCTTATGAATTTGAGTGTAAAAGAACTGTAAAGTCATTTAATTCGGTTCTTAATGTGATTATACAAGAGGGTTTGTTTTATCGTGCTTTAGAGTTTTATAATCATGTTACTGGTGCCAAAGGTGTGAATATGTCCCCTAATGTGCTTacttttaatttggttattaaGGCTATGTGTAAGGTGGGATTGGTTGACGATGCGGTCCAAATGTTTAGAGACATGCCGGTTAGTAAATGTCAGCCTGATGTGTACACTTATTGTACATTGATGGATGGACTTTGCAAGGCGGATAGGATTGATGAGGCAGTTTCGCTGTTGGATGAGATGCAAATTGATGGTTGTTTTCCAAGCCCTGTTACCTTCAATGTGTTAATCAATGGCTTGTGTAAGAAGGGGGATTTAGCACGGGTTGCGAAGCTTGTAGACAATATGTTTCTTAAAGGATGTGCTCCTAATGAAGTAACTTATAACACACTTATTCATGGTTTGTGTCTGAAAGGGAAGCTGGAGAAGGCAATTAGTCTTTTGGATCGGATGGTATCAAGTAACTGTGTGCCTAATGTGGTCACATATGGGACAATCATTAATGGACTTGTTAAGCAAGGAAGAGCTCTTGATGGGGCTCGTGTATTAGCTTTGATGGAGGAAAGGGGGTATCATGTAAATGAGTATGTTTACTCAGCGCTGATTAGTGGGTTGTTTAAGGAGGGGAAATCTCAAGAGGCGATGCAATTGTTCAAAGAGATGACAGTCAAAGAATGTGAGCTCAACACTATTGTATATAGTGCTGTTGTTGATGGTTTATGCCGAGATGGAAAGCCAGATGAAGCACTGGAAGTTGTTTCTGAGATGACTAATAATAGATGCAAACCTAATGCTTACACTTATAGCTCGCTGATGAAGGGATTCTTTGAGGCAGGTAATGGCCATAAAGCCATTGAAGTGTGGAAAGACATGGCAAAGCATAATTTTACTCAGAACGAGGTTTGTTACAGTGTACTCATTCATGGGTTATGCAAGGATGGGAAAGTCAAGGAGGCTATGATGGTGTGGGCACAGATGCTGGGCAAAGGATGTAAGCCTGATGTTGTGGCTTACGGTTCAATGATTAATGGCCTTTCCAATGCCGGCTTAGTAGAAGATGCTTTGCAACTTTATAACGAGATGCTTTGTCAGGAACCTGATTCTCAACCAGATGTGGTCACATATAACATACTTTTGAATGCTTTGTGCAAGCAGAGTAGCATCTCTCGTGctattaatcttttaaatagCATGTTGGATCGGGGATGTGATCCTGACTTGGTTACATGCGTCATATTCTTGAGAACGTTGAGAGAGAAGCTGGACCCGCCTCAAGATGGGAGGGAGTTTCTAGATGGGCTTGTGGTTCGTCTTCTAAAGCGGCAGAGAGTTTTAGGTGCTTCAAAAATTGTAGAAGTGATGCTGCAAAAGCTTCTGCCACCTAAACCCTCTACTTGGGCAAGAGTTGTTGAAGATCTTTGTAAACCTAAGA
- the LOC133700544 gene encoding protein PLASTID TRANSCRIPTIONALLY ACTIVE 14 isoform X2, with protein MASTAPLHHHVAHCFSISQKQCKDKEVLLQHGWTARPPPRYSFFRNRENSINLTTSVSRPIKAFSVDIPSYPLLQPPKVEEESDSELEPADPDFYRIGYARSMRAYGIEFKEGPDGFGVYAAKDVEPLRRARVVMEIPIELMLNISKKLPWMFFPDIIPLGHPIFDIINSTDPETDWDLRLACLLLFAFDCEDNFWQLYSDFLPSADECPSLLLATEEDLLELQDENLASTMRKQQLRALEFWEKNWHSGAPLKIKRLARDPEKFIWAVSMAQSRCINMQIRVGALTQDTNMLIPYADMLNHSFEPNCFFHWRFKDRMLEVMINAGQQIRKGEEMTVNYMSGQKNDMFMQRYGFSSPVNPWDVIRFSGNARIHLDSFLSVFNISGLPEEYCHNSLLSKEGDAFVDGAVIAAARTLPTWSDGDLPPVPSIERKAVKELQEECQKMLAQFPTTSKKDLKILDSMPEATRTLEAAIKYRLHRKLLIEKVVQALEMYQERILF; from the exons ATGGCCTCTACTGCTCCTTTACATCACCACGTCGCTCACTGCTTCTCCATCTCCCAG AAACAGTGTAAAGATAAGGAGGTTTTATTACAGCATGGATGGACAGCAAGACCACCACCCAGATATTCATTCTTCAGAAACAGGGAAAACAGCATTAATCTTACCACTAGTGTCAGCAGACCCATTAAAGCTTTTTCAGTTGATATACCTTCGTATCCTCTCCTTCAACCTCCTAAAGTCGAAGAAGAGTCTGACTCTGAG TTGGAACCAGCAGACCCTGATTTTTATAGGATAGGGTATGCTCGAAGTATGCGTGCTTATGGAATTGAATTTAAGGAAGGGCCAGATGGATTCGGAGTTTATGCTGCCAAAGATGTTGAACCACTTCGCCGTGCAAGG GTGGTTATGGAAATCCCAATAGAGTTGATGTTGAATATAAGTAAGAAGCTCCCATGGATGTTTTTTCCAGATATAATACCATTGGGTCATccaatatttgatattattaactCAACAGATCCAGAG ACAGATTGGGACCTGCGGTTAGCATGTCTTCTTTTATTTGCATTTGATTGCGAGGATAACTTTTGGCAGCTATACAGTGACTTTTTACCTAGTGCGGATGAGTGCCCCAGCTTGCTTCTAGCAACAGAG GAGGACCTTTTGGAGCTCCAGGATGAGAATCTTGCATCAACTATGAGAAAACAGCAACTCCGAGCCTTGGAGTTTTGGGAAAAGAATTGG CACTCTGGTGCTCCACTCAAAATAAAGCGCCTTGCTCGTGATCCTGAGAAATTTATTTGGGCAGTTAGTATGGCACAATCACGGTGCATTAACATGCAAATAAGGGTCGGTGCTTTAACTCAAGATACGAATATGCTGATTCCTTATGCTG ACATGCTAAACCATTCCTTTGAGCCAAACTGTTTTTTCCATTGGCGATTCAAGGATCGCATGCTTGAGGTTATGATAAATGCAGGGCAACAGATAAGGAAAGGAGAAGAG ATGACTGTCAATTACATGAGCGGACAGAAGAATGACATGTTCATGCAACGATATGGTTTTTCATCACCAGTG aatccttggGATGTAATCCGATTTTCTGGCAATGCACGCATACATTTGGATTCTTTCCTGTCAGTCTTCAATATATCTGGCCTGCCTGAAGAATATTGTCATAACA GTCTGCTATCCAAAGAGGGAGATGCTTTTGTTGATGGAGCTGTTATAGCAGCAGCAAGAACGCTGCCCACTTGGTCAGATGGAGATCTGCCTCCTGTCCCAAGCATAGAAAGGAAAGCTGTGAAGGAGTTGCAAGAAGAATGCCAGAAGATGCTAGCACAATTTCCTACAACTTCTAAGAAAGACCTGAAAATACTAG ATTCTATGCCAGAAGCGACGAGGACCCTTGAAGCTGCAATCAA GTATAGACTGCACCGGAAGTTGCTTATTGAGAAGGTCGTCCAGGCATTGGAAATGTATCAAGAGCGCATATTGTTTTAA
- the LOC133700825 gene encoding uncharacterized protein LOC133700825: MCNVGIQRKDVEATISHQYNPESEKNREKMEATAKVSSIFIYPVKSCRGISLSQAPLTPTGFRWDRNWLVVNYRGRAYTQRVEPKLALVEIELPDEAFSEGWEPTKNSFMKIKAPGMSVLKISLMKPSEVVEGVSVWEWSGSALDEGAEAAKWFSDYLGKPSQLVRFNAASETRLIDPNYAPGHKTMFSDLFPFMLISQGSLDALNQLLREPVPINRFRPNILVEGCEPFSEDLWTEIRISKFTFEGVKLCSRCKIPTINQDTGIGGTEPNETLKKIRSDKVLRPDKKQQGKIYFGQNLVWKENPSEGHGKIVKVGDPVFVLKKRITEWKWSSWSEFAHLSPVIANPIDALTSP; encoded by the exons ATGTGTAACGTAGGAATTCAAAGAAAAGACGTCGAGGCGACCATTTCTCACCAGTACAACCCTGAGTcagagaaaaacagagagaagatGGAGGCAACTGCCAAAGTATCATCAATATTTATATACCCAGTTAAATCATGCCGTGGAATTTCCCTCTCTCAGGCACCTCTAACTCCTACTG GATTTCGATGGGATCGGAACTGGTTAGTTGTGAACTACAGAGGAAGGGCATATACCCAAAGAGTTGAACCAAAGCTTGCTTTAGTTGAGATAGAGCTGCCGGATGAGGCATTTTCGGAGGGCTGGGAACCTACTAAGAACTCATTTATGA AAATAAAGGCTCCTGGGATGAGTGTGCTTAAGATATCTCTGATGAAGCCAAGTGAAGTAGTGGAGGGTGTCTCGGTATGGGAGTGGTCTGGCTCTGCATTGGATGAGGGAGCTGAAGCAGCAAAATGGTTCTCAGATTATTTGGGGAAACCCAGTCAACTAGTACGTTTTAATGCAG CTTCAGAAACAAGGCTCATAGATCCTAATTATGCACCTGGACACAAAACTATGTTTTCTGACCTCTTTCCGTTCATGCTGATCTCCCAG GGATCTTTGGATGCACTGAATCAGCTTCTCAGGGAACCTGTTCCTATTAATCGTTTTAGACCAAA CATCCTTGTTGAAGGCTGCGAACCATTTTCTGAGGACTTGTGGACTGAAATTAGGATAAGCAAGTTCACATTTGAAGGTGTCAAGCTATGTTCCCGCTGCAAG ATACCTACAATCAATCAAGATACTGGGATTGGAGGGACTGAGCCAAATGAAACTCTAAAGAAAATCCGATCAGATAAAGTTTTGCGCCCAGATAAGAAACAGCAGGGAAAG ATCTATTTTGGACAGAACTTGGTTTGGAAGGAAAACCCTAGTGAAGGGCATGGAAAGATTGTTAAAGTGGGAGATCCTGTTTTCGTCCTTAAGAAG AGGATAACTGAATGGAAATGGAGTTCGTGGAGCGAATTCGCTCATCTCTCTCCTGTAATCGCAAATCCAATTGATGCTCTGACCTCACCATAA
- the LOC133700544 gene encoding protein PLASTID TRANSCRIPTIONALLY ACTIVE 14 isoform X3, protein MASTAPLHHHVAHCFSISQCKDKEVLLQHGWTARPPPRYSFFRNRENSINLTTSVSRPIKAFSVDIPSYPLLQPPKVEEESDSELEPADPDFYRIGYARSMRAYGIEFKEGPDGFGVYAAKDVEPLRRARVVMEIPIELMLNISKKLPWMFFPDIIPLGHPIFDIINSTDPETDWDLRLACLLLFAFDCEDNFWQLYSDFLPSADECPSLLLATEEDLLELQDENLASTMRKQQLRALEFWEKNWHSGAPLKIKRLARDPEKFIWAVSMAQSRCINMQIRVGALTQDTNMLIPYADMLNHSFEPNCFFHWRFKDRMLEVMINAGQQIRKGEEMTVNYMSGQKNDMFMQRYGFSSPVNPWDVIRFSGNARIHLDSFLSVFNISGLPEEYCHNTGLLSKEGDAFVDGAVIAAARTLPTWSDGDLPPVPSIERKAVKELQEECQKMLAQFPTTSKKDLKILDSMPEATRTLEAAIKYRLHRKLLIEKVVQALEMYQERILF, encoded by the exons ATGGCCTCTACTGCTCCTTTACATCACCACGTCGCTCACTGCTTCTCCATCTCCCAG TGTAAAGATAAGGAGGTTTTATTACAGCATGGATGGACAGCAAGACCACCACCCAGATATTCATTCTTCAGAAACAGGGAAAACAGCATTAATCTTACCACTAGTGTCAGCAGACCCATTAAAGCTTTTTCAGTTGATATACCTTCGTATCCTCTCCTTCAACCTCCTAAAGTCGAAGAAGAGTCTGACTCTGAG TTGGAACCAGCAGACCCTGATTTTTATAGGATAGGGTATGCTCGAAGTATGCGTGCTTATGGAATTGAATTTAAGGAAGGGCCAGATGGATTCGGAGTTTATGCTGCCAAAGATGTTGAACCACTTCGCCGTGCAAGG GTGGTTATGGAAATCCCAATAGAGTTGATGTTGAATATAAGTAAGAAGCTCCCATGGATGTTTTTTCCAGATATAATACCATTGGGTCATccaatatttgatattattaactCAACAGATCCAGAG ACAGATTGGGACCTGCGGTTAGCATGTCTTCTTTTATTTGCATTTGATTGCGAGGATAACTTTTGGCAGCTATACAGTGACTTTTTACCTAGTGCGGATGAGTGCCCCAGCTTGCTTCTAGCAACAGAG GAGGACCTTTTGGAGCTCCAGGATGAGAATCTTGCATCAACTATGAGAAAACAGCAACTCCGAGCCTTGGAGTTTTGGGAAAAGAATTGG CACTCTGGTGCTCCACTCAAAATAAAGCGCCTTGCTCGTGATCCTGAGAAATTTATTTGGGCAGTTAGTATGGCACAATCACGGTGCATTAACATGCAAATAAGGGTCGGTGCTTTAACTCAAGATACGAATATGCTGATTCCTTATGCTG ACATGCTAAACCATTCCTTTGAGCCAAACTGTTTTTTCCATTGGCGATTCAAGGATCGCATGCTTGAGGTTATGATAAATGCAGGGCAACAGATAAGGAAAGGAGAAGAG ATGACTGTCAATTACATGAGCGGACAGAAGAATGACATGTTCATGCAACGATATGGTTTTTCATCACCAGTG aatccttggGATGTAATCCGATTTTCTGGCAATGCACGCATACATTTGGATTCTTTCCTGTCAGTCTTCAATATATCTGGCCTGCCTGAAGAATATTGTCATAACA CAGGTCTGCTATCCAAAGAGGGAGATGCTTTTGTTGATGGAGCTGTTATAGCAGCAGCAAGAACGCTGCCCACTTGGTCAGATGGAGATCTGCCTCCTGTCCCAAGCATAGAAAGGAAAGCTGTGAAGGAGTTGCAAGAAGAATGCCAGAAGATGCTAGCACAATTTCCTACAACTTCTAAGAAAGACCTGAAAATACTAG ATTCTATGCCAGAAGCGACGAGGACCCTTGAAGCTGCAATCAA GTATAGACTGCACCGGAAGTTGCTTATTGAGAAGGTCGTCCAGGCATTGGAAATGTATCAAGAGCGCATATTGTTTTAA
- the LOC133700335 gene encoding vacuolar-sorting receptor 6-like: MAMITCMTASLKKLVSLFLVITFIGKSCVFGHFVVEKSNIRVLSPLSLISKHDSAIGNFGIPDYGGYLVGSVVYPDKGAYGCQAFDGGKPFKSKGSRPTVLLLDRGECYFALKAWNAQQAGAAAVLVADNIDETLITMDSPEVSNDADGYVEKIGIPSAFIEKSFGESLKEALKNKEDVVIKLDWRESVPHPDQRVEYELWTNSNDECGARCDEQMDFVKNFKGHAQILERGGYTLFTPHYITWYCPQAFILSSQCKSQCINHGRYCAPDPEQDFGVGYQGKDVVFENLRQLCVHRVANESGRSWVWWDYVTDFHFRCSMKNKRYSKECAEDVLKSLDLPVEKIKKCMGDPEADVENEVLSIEQELQVGRGSRGDVSILPTLVINNVQYRGKLERTAVLKAICSGFKETTDPPVCLSSELETNECLERNGGCWQDRESNTTACKDTFRGRVCECPVVNGVQFAGDGYVSCTAIGPGRCAINNGGCWSETRHGLSFSACSNSLLSGCQCPQGFRGDGHTCEDIDECTAHTACQCDGCSCKNKWGEYECKCKGNLIYIKEQDACIERSGSKFGWFLTLVILAVVTGAGIAGYIFYKYRLRSYMDSEIMAIMSQYMPLDNNQNNEASTEAQPLRHGTMV, from the exons ATGGCGATGATCACTTGCATGACTGCTTCTCTGAAGAAACTCGTGTCTTTGTTTCTTGTAATAACATTTATAGGGAAGAGTTGTGTGTTTGGTCATTTTGTGGTAGAGAAGAGTAACATAAGAGTGCTTTCTCCTCtgagtttgatatcaaaacatgACAGTGCAATAGGTAACTTTGGTATACCAGATTATGGTGGCTACTTGGTTGGTTCTGTTGTGTATCCAGATAAAGGAGCTTATGGTTGTCAGGCTTTTGATGGTGGTAAACCCTTCAAGTCTAAAGGCTCTCGCCCAACTGTCCTACTTCTTGACCGTGGag AGTGTTACTTTGCCTTGAAAGCATGGAATGCTCAACAAGCTGGAGCTGCAGCAGTGCTCGTGGCCGATAACATAGACGAGACTCTAATAACCATGGATTCTCCAGAGGTGAGCAATGACGCTGACGGGTATGTAGAGAAGATTGGAATCCCATCAGCTTTCATAGAGAAGTCATTTGGAGAGAGCTTAAAGGAAGCCTTGAAGAATAAAGAAGACGTGGTCATAAAATTGGACTGGAGAGAGTCAGTGCCCCATCCTGATCAGAGAGTTGAGTATGAGCTTTGGACGAACAGCAATGACGAATGTGGTGCTCGATGTGATGAGCAGATGGATTTTGTGAAGAATTTCAAAGGTCATGCTCAGATCCTCGAAAGAGGGGGATACACTCTATTCACTCCACACTATATTACTTGGTATTGTCCTCAGGCTTTCATTCTTAGCAGTCAATGCAAATCTCAGTGCATAAACCATGGAAGATACTGTGCTCCTGATCCAGAACAGGATTTTGGGGTGGGATATCAGGGGAAGGACGTGGTATTTGAGAACTTGAGGCAGCTTTGTGTCCATAGAGTTGCTAATGAGAGTGGAAGGTCTTGGGTTTGGTGGGATTATGTGACAGATTTCCATTTCAGGTGTTCCATGAAGAACAAGAGATATAGCAAAGAATGTGCTGAAGATGTTTTGAAATCACTTG ATTTGCCTGTTGAGAAGATCAAAAAATGCATGGGTGATCCTGAAGCTGATGTGGAGAATGAAGTGCTCAGTATTGAGCAGGAACTGCAG GTAGGACGAGGATCTCGTGGTGACGTTTCCATCTTGCCAACATTGGTGATTAATAATGTTCAATACCGAG GAAAATTGGAGAGGACTGCGGTGCTGAAGGCCATATGTTCTGGATTTAAGGAGACCACTGATCCTCCAGTTTGTTTAAGTTCTG AACTTGAGACTAACGAGTGTCTCGAAAGGAATGGAGGCTGTTGGCAGGACAGAGAATCTAACACGACCGCTTGCAAG GACACATTTCGGGGAAGGGTGTGTGAATGTCCAGTTGTGAATGGTGTTCAGTTTGCAGGAGATGGTTATGTGTCTTGTACAG CTATTGGACCTGGAAGGTGTGCAATAAACAACGGAGGATGCTGGTCAGAAACAAGACATGGATTAAGTTTCTCAGCTTGCTCA AACTCCCTGCTATCTGGTTGCCAATGCCCACAAGGGTTTCGAGGGGATGGTCACACATGCGAAG ATATTGATGAATGTACCGCGCACACTGCTTGCCAATGTGATGGTTGCTCCTGTAAGAATAAGTGGGGTGAATATGAGTGCAAATGTAAGGGGAACCTCATTTATATAAAGGAGCAAGATGCTTGTATTG AAAGAAGCGGATCCAAATTTGGATGGTTCCTCACCCTTGTGATCCTTGCTGTTGTGACTGGAGCTGGCATTGCTGGTTATATATTCTACAAATACAGGCTTCGG TCTTACATGGACTCGGAGATTATGGCTATCATGTCGCAATACATGCCACTTGACAACAACCAGAACAATGAAGCTTCAACCGAAGCCCAGCCACTACGGCATGGCACAATGGTGTAA
- the LOC133700544 gene encoding protein PLASTID TRANSCRIPTIONALLY ACTIVE 14 isoform X1, whose product MASTAPLHHHVAHCFSISQKQCKDKEVLLQHGWTARPPPRYSFFRNRENSINLTTSVSRPIKAFSVDIPSYPLLQPPKVEEESDSELEPADPDFYRIGYARSMRAYGIEFKEGPDGFGVYAAKDVEPLRRARVVMEIPIELMLNISKKLPWMFFPDIIPLGHPIFDIINSTDPETDWDLRLACLLLFAFDCEDNFWQLYSDFLPSADECPSLLLATEEDLLELQDENLASTMRKQQLRALEFWEKNWHSGAPLKIKRLARDPEKFIWAVSMAQSRCINMQIRVGALTQDTNMLIPYADMLNHSFEPNCFFHWRFKDRMLEVMINAGQQIRKGEEMTVNYMSGQKNDMFMQRYGFSSPVNPWDVIRFSGNARIHLDSFLSVFNISGLPEEYCHNTGLLSKEGDAFVDGAVIAAARTLPTWSDGDLPPVPSIERKAVKELQEECQKMLAQFPTTSKKDLKILDSMPEATRTLEAAIKYRLHRKLLIEKVVQALEMYQERILF is encoded by the exons ATGGCCTCTACTGCTCCTTTACATCACCACGTCGCTCACTGCTTCTCCATCTCCCAG AAACAGTGTAAAGATAAGGAGGTTTTATTACAGCATGGATGGACAGCAAGACCACCACCCAGATATTCATTCTTCAGAAACAGGGAAAACAGCATTAATCTTACCACTAGTGTCAGCAGACCCATTAAAGCTTTTTCAGTTGATATACCTTCGTATCCTCTCCTTCAACCTCCTAAAGTCGAAGAAGAGTCTGACTCTGAG TTGGAACCAGCAGACCCTGATTTTTATAGGATAGGGTATGCTCGAAGTATGCGTGCTTATGGAATTGAATTTAAGGAAGGGCCAGATGGATTCGGAGTTTATGCTGCCAAAGATGTTGAACCACTTCGCCGTGCAAGG GTGGTTATGGAAATCCCAATAGAGTTGATGTTGAATATAAGTAAGAAGCTCCCATGGATGTTTTTTCCAGATATAATACCATTGGGTCATccaatatttgatattattaactCAACAGATCCAGAG ACAGATTGGGACCTGCGGTTAGCATGTCTTCTTTTATTTGCATTTGATTGCGAGGATAACTTTTGGCAGCTATACAGTGACTTTTTACCTAGTGCGGATGAGTGCCCCAGCTTGCTTCTAGCAACAGAG GAGGACCTTTTGGAGCTCCAGGATGAGAATCTTGCATCAACTATGAGAAAACAGCAACTCCGAGCCTTGGAGTTTTGGGAAAAGAATTGG CACTCTGGTGCTCCACTCAAAATAAAGCGCCTTGCTCGTGATCCTGAGAAATTTATTTGGGCAGTTAGTATGGCACAATCACGGTGCATTAACATGCAAATAAGGGTCGGTGCTTTAACTCAAGATACGAATATGCTGATTCCTTATGCTG ACATGCTAAACCATTCCTTTGAGCCAAACTGTTTTTTCCATTGGCGATTCAAGGATCGCATGCTTGAGGTTATGATAAATGCAGGGCAACAGATAAGGAAAGGAGAAGAG ATGACTGTCAATTACATGAGCGGACAGAAGAATGACATGTTCATGCAACGATATGGTTTTTCATCACCAGTG aatccttggGATGTAATCCGATTTTCTGGCAATGCACGCATACATTTGGATTCTTTCCTGTCAGTCTTCAATATATCTGGCCTGCCTGAAGAATATTGTCATAACA CAGGTCTGCTATCCAAAGAGGGAGATGCTTTTGTTGATGGAGCTGTTATAGCAGCAGCAAGAACGCTGCCCACTTGGTCAGATGGAGATCTGCCTCCTGTCCCAAGCATAGAAAGGAAAGCTGTGAAGGAGTTGCAAGAAGAATGCCAGAAGATGCTAGCACAATTTCCTACAACTTCTAAGAAAGACCTGAAAATACTAG ATTCTATGCCAGAAGCGACGAGGACCCTTGAAGCTGCAATCAA GTATAGACTGCACCGGAAGTTGCTTATTGAGAAGGTCGTCCAGGCATTGGAAATGTATCAAGAGCGCATATTGTTTTAA
- the LOC133700704 gene encoding uncharacterized protein LOC133700704, producing the protein MAKSMRSKREKRLRAIRRDLVQPLCDKKDEAKFAVLEAALAAPKLPVKPSPFASSSSSSAMDTTITTTTTTTDTQIDMEMDDGNQTKRSLKPIGKKLKKKLKLSRKKNHGKGRIRRKHI; encoded by the exons ATGGCGAAATCTATGAGATCGAAGAGAGAGAAGAGGCTACGAGCAATAAGGAGAGATCTAGTACAGCCTCTTTGTGACAAGAAAGATGAAGCAAAGTTTGCTGTTCTAGAAGCTGCCCTCGCAGCTCCCAAGCTTCCAGTTAAACCCTCTCCATtcgcttcttcttcctcttcttctgctATGGACACAACgataaccaccaccaccaccaccacagaTACTCAAATTG ATATGGAAATGGACGATGGCAATCAAACAAAGAGGTCATTGAAGCCGATAGGGAAGaagctaaaaaagaaattgaagctGTCAAGAAAGAAGAACCATGGAAAGGGGAGGATCAGGAggaaacatatttaa